In Heteronotia binoei isolate CCM8104 ecotype False Entrance Well chromosome 16, APGP_CSIRO_Hbin_v1, whole genome shotgun sequence, a single genomic region encodes these proteins:
- the LOC132585209 gene encoding zinc finger protein 658-like, with protein MDEEVQELHHLLPDEVKNEDVRRNVMIQGRPQWQKGSCRVKNWDNSIPCIGGNFQEAIHTLEETYKCLECGMNFSDQSQYNLHFRMHTGKKTNQCLKAMVHRAEFLRHLKTHSGEKPYSYSDCGKRFSEKSDLVQHQKNHSGEKHFMCSESEMMFLDGRKGNAHFSKPGILKACKCFRCGKYFNFRSQLLVHQKIHAEEKPFECSECRKRFSHSSSLQKHLRTHTREKPFECSECGKRFGHSSSFQEHLRTHTGEKPFECPECGKRFRHSNSFQEHLRTHTGEKPFECSECGKRFRHSSSLQKHLRIHTGEKPFECSECGKRFSHSSSFQEHLRTHTGEKPFDCPECGKRFNHRSHLQTHLRIHKGQKPFECSECGKRFGQSSNLQKHLRTHTGEKPFECSECGKRFSQSSGLQEHRRTHTGERPFECSECGKRFSRNGTLQSHHQTTHTGEKPFECSECGKRLSRSGDLQIHLRTHTGEKPFECSECGKRFSQSSNLQKHLRTHRGDKPFECSECGKRFYHRGLLKTHLRTHKGQKPFECSECGKRFSHNSSLQIHLRIHTGEKPFQCSECGKRFSRSGDLQGHLRTHTGEKPFECSECEKRFSHSSTLQKHLRTHTGEKPFECTECGKRFSQSSYLQKHLKIHTGQKPFECPECGKRFSLSSYLQKHLRTHTGQKSF; from the exons ATGGATGAGGAGGTTCAGGAACTGCATCATTTATTGCCAGATGAAGTCAAGAATGAAGATGTGAGAAGAAATGTTATGATTCAAGGCAGACCTCAGTGGCAGAAAGGCAGCTGCAGGGTCAAGAATTGGGATAACTCCATTCCTTGCATAGGTGGGAATTTCCAAGAAGCAATTCACACATTGGAGGAAAcatacaaatgcttggagtgtggaatgaacttctcagATCAAAGCCAGTATAATCTCCATTTCAGAATGCACACTGGAAAGAAAACCAATCAATGCCTGAAGGCCATGGTTCACAGAGCAGAGTTCCTTAGGCATCTAAAAACACATTCAGGAGAGAAACCTTATAGCTACTCAGACTGTGGCAAAAGGTTCTCAGAGAAATCAGACCTTGTTCAACACCAAAAGAATCATTCAGGAGAGAAGCACTTTATGTGTTCAGAGAGTGAAATGATGTTTTTGGATGGAAGAAAAGGTAATGCACATTTTTCAAAGCCTGGTATACTGAAAGCATGTAAATGCTTTCGGTGTGGAAAGTACTTTAACTTCAGATCACAACTCCTTGTGCACCAAAAGATCCACGCAgaggagaagccctttgaatgctcagagtgtaggaagagattcagtcacagtagcagtcttcaaaaacatctaagaacccacacacgggagaaaccttttgaatgctcagagtgtgggaagagattcggtCACAGTAGCAGTTTTCaagaacatctaagaacccacacaggagagaagccttttgaatgcccagagtgtgggaagagattcaggcaCAGTAACAGTTTTCaagaacatctaagaacccacacaggggagaagccttttgaatgctcagagtgtgggaagagatttaggcacagtagcagtcttcaaaaacatctaagaattcacacaggggagaagccttttgaatgctcagagtgtgggaagagattcagtcacagtagcagttttcaagaacatctaagaacccacacaggggaaaagccttttgactgcccagagtgtgggaagagattcaatcacAGAAGCCATCTTCAAACTCATCTTAGGATCCACAAAGgacagaagccttttgaatgctcagagtgtgggaagagatttggtcagagtagcaatcttcaaaaacatctaagaacccacacaggggagaagccttttgaatgctcagagtgtggaaagagattcagtcagagtagcggTCTTCAAGAGCATcgaagaactcacacaggagagaggccttttgaatgctcagagtgtgggaagagattcagtcggaatgGCACTCTTCAAAGTCAT CATCAaacaacccacacaggagagaagccttttgaatgctcagagtgtgggaagagattgaGTCGCAGTGGCGATCTTCAAATTCAtctaagaacacacacaggggagaaaccttttgaatgctcagagtgtgggaagagattcagtcaaagtagcaatcttcaaaaacatctaagaacccacagaggggataagccttttgaatgctcagagtgtgggaagagattctaTCATCGAGGCCTTCTTAAAACTCATCTAAGGACCCACAAAGggcagaagccttttgaatgctcagagtgtgggaagagattcagtcacaataGCAGCCTTCAAATAcatctaagaatccacacaggggagaagccttttcaatgctcagagtgtggaaagagattcagtcgcagtGGCGATCTTCAaggtcatctaagaacccacacaggggagaagccttttgaatgctcagagtgtgagaagagattcagtcacagtagcactcttcaaaaacatctaagaactcacacaggggagaagccttttgaatgtacagagtgtgggaagagattcagtcagagtagctatcttcaaaaacatctaaaaatCCACACAGggcagaagccttttgaatgtccagagtgtgggaagagattcagtctgagtagctatcttcaaaaacatctaagaacccacacagggcagAAGTCTTTCTAA